A stretch of DNA from Angustibacter sp. Root456:
CATGCCGTACGAGATGGCCACCTCGCTCATGTGCATCTCGTTGACCACGCGCTTCATCACCTCGACCGGGCACGGCGAGCCGGCCATGATCCCGGTGCGCAGGGTCGACAGGTCGTAGTCGGCGAAGTCGGCCAGACCCAGCTCGGCGATGAACATCGTCGGGACGCCGTACAGCGAGGTGCAGCGCTCGTCCTGCACCGTCTGCAGCGTGGCGGCCGGGTCGAACGACGGCGCCGGGATCACCATGCACGCGCCGTGCGAGGTGGCCGCGAGGTTGCCCATCACCATGCCGAAGCAGTGGTAGAAGGGCACCGGGATGCAGATCCGGTCGAGCTCGCTGTAGTGCACGAGCTCGCCGACGAAGAAGCCGTTGTTGAGGATGTTGTGGTGCGACAGCGTCGCGCCCTTGGGAAAGCCCGTCGTCCCGGACGTGTACTGGATGTTGATCGGGTCGTCGAAGGCCAGCTGCGCCTCGCGCTCGGCCAGCCGGTGGTGGTCGACGTCGCCGCCGCGCTCGGCCAGGTCGCGCCAGGACTGCTCGCCGATGAAGACGACGTCCTCCAGGCCGGGGCAGTCGTCGCGCACCTGCTCGACCATGCCCCGGTAGTCCGACGTCTTGTGCGCCACCGCGCTCACCAGCAGCCGCATGCCCGACTGGTTCACCACGTAGGCGAGCTCGTGCGAGCGGTAGGCCGGGTTGACGTTCACCAGGATCGCGCCGACCTTCGCGGTCGCGTACTGCAGCAGCACCCACTCCGCGCAGTTCGGCGCCCAGATGCCGACCCGGTCGCCCTTCTCGATGCCGCGATCGAGCAGCCCCAGCGCGAGCTCGTCGACCTCGACATCCAGCTCGCTGTAGGTCCACCGCCGGTGCGTCGGCACGTCGACCAGCGCCTCGCGGTCGCCCCATCGCGCCACCGTGCGCTCGAGGTTCGCGCCGATCGTCTCGCCGAGCAGCGGGGTGTCGGACGTGGCGGAGGTGTACGAGAGCGCAGCGGAAGCGGTCGAGGCGGTCATGGCGTCATCCTGTCGCGTCGGCCACCGCCACGGAAGGCTCTGGAGAGCGCAACCGAGCCACGCTGTACGCCGCCGCGCCGAGCAGGCCGATCGCCATGACGACGAGCAGGATCCGGTAGTCGACGAATCCCACGAGCGCCGCGCCCGCGAGGATCGACAACAGCTGCGGCCCACCGGTGAGGAACTCGAACGCCGTGAACACCCGACCCTGCAGCGGTGCGGGCGCGTGCTTCTGCAGCAGCGTCGTGAGAGCCACGATGACGGCGGGCAGCCCGGCCCCGACCACCAGCGCGCCGAGGCCCACGACGACCACCGAGCGGCTCGACACCAGCAGGCACCCGGCCCCCATCAGCGCCAGGCCGAGGGGAACCAGCCGCGTCTCCCCCACCCGGTTGATGAGCAGGGTGACGGCGAGACCGGACGCCACCGCGCCGACGCCCTGCACCGTCATGAGCACCCCGAGGAACGCCACCGGACGGCCGAGGCCCTGGTCGACGACGGCGAGGAACACGCTCTCCCCCATACCGATCGCGAGCAGCGAGATCACCGTCGCGAGCACCGTGGCCCGCAGCACGGGCACCGCCCACAGGTGACGCGCGCCGAGGGTGGCGTCGTGCAGCACGTGGTGCTCGCGGGGGCCGCGCTCGGGCTCGGGCTCGGTGACGCGCATGAGCGCGAGGGCTCCAGCCGACAGCAGGAACGTCGCGGCGTCGAGCACCGCCACCGCCGGTCCGCCGAACGCCGCGAACAGCCCCGCCCCGGTCAGCGGCCCGACCAGGCGCAGCGCCTCGCGCACGGTGCTCAGGCTGCCGTTGGCCGGGCCGAGCAGCTGCTCGGGGACGATCGAGGGCAGCAGCGCCGAGCGCGCCGACTGGAAGAAGACGAGCGAGGCACCGTAGAGGAACGCCACGACGAACAGCAGCCACACGTCGCCGCGATCGCGCACGAGCAGGAGCAGCAGGACGACCGCGCAGGTGACGACGTCGGTCACGATCATCACGGTGCGACGACGGAACCGGTCGATCACCAGACCGCCGAACGGCGCCAGCAGCGAGGGCAGGACGAGCGCGGCGAAGACGCTGCCGGCGATCGAGTTCGACCCGGTGAGCTGCTTGGCCCACATGGCCAGCACGAGCAGCATCGCGGTGTCGCCGAACATCGACAGGGTCTGGCCGCTCAGCAGCAGGCGCAGGTCGCGGTGGCGCAGGAGGTCACGCACGGGAACTCCCCTTCTCATCGGCGCGGGGGAAGCCCACGGCGTCCAGGTGGACGAGTCGCGCGTCGTCCGGACGGCGACTCGGGTCGACGACGCGCTCGGCGTACGGACGCCAGAGCTCGTGCAGCTGCTCGTGCAGGTGAGCCAGCTCGTCGGCGGTGAGGTAGCCGTTGAACGTCACCTCCATCGCCGCCTTCTGCCACTCCTCGGGCAGCTCGTCGCGGCTGCGCTGGTAGTCGGCGTACAGCTCGGCGTCGTGCCGGCGGAACTGCTGGGTGAGGGCCTGCGCCGCCGCGCGCTCACCTGCGGGGGCGTCGGGGCCGGTGTCCCACCGGTGCCCGGTGGCCACCGACCGCCACGGCCGGTTGCGCCCCTTGCCCCCCTCGGCCTCTTCGACGAAGCCGTACTTGGCGAGCTGGCGCAGGTGGAACGAGCAGGACGCCGGCGACTCGCCCACGAGGTCGGCACACTGGGTGGCGGTCAGCGGCCCGCGCAGCGCGAGGTGCTCGAGCAGGCGCAGCCGCAGGGGGTGGGCCAGGGCGCGCATCGAGCGGGCGTCCGAGATGTCGCGGACGGGCAGGTCGGGCTGGTCATCGCTCACGGCGATGAAAGTAGTCTTTCGAAAGAGTTCTTGTCAATAGGTCAGAGCAGCTGCCCCGCCACCTGCTCCAGCACCGCCTCGTCCCCGGCGTAGACGCCCTCGGCCCGCGGCCAGTGCGTGACGACGTCGGTGAAGCCGAGCTCCTCGGCCCGGCCCAGCGCGTCGGCGAAGACCTCCGCCGAGCTGAGCGAGAACACGGCACCGGAGTCGAGGTTGAGGTAGCGGCGCACCGCGCCGCCTTCGCGCCCGGCCGCCTCCAACGCCTCGTCGAAGCGCCGGCTGAGCTCGCCCACGCCCCGCCACCAGGCGTCCTGCCCCGCTTCGGCCGCCGTGGCCCCCGTCGTCGCCCAGCCGTCGCCGAGCGTGGCCGCCACGGCCATGGCTCGCGGCCCGTTGGCCGCCACGACGAACGGCGGCCGACGTGGTCCGATCGGGCCGGACACCATGCGCGCCTCGACCGCCTCGAACCACTGCCCGCGCCAGGTCGTCGACGACTGCGTCAGCAGCAGGTCCAGCAGCCTGACGAACTCCTGCAACCGCTCGACCCGCTCGCGCGGCGTGAGCTCGTCCTGGCCCAGCACCCTGGCGTCCCAGCCGGTCCCGCCCGCGCCGACCCCCAGCACGAAGCGCGCGCCGCTGACGTCGTCGAGGCTCATGACCTCCTTGGCGAAGGGCACCGGATGGCGGTAGTTCGGCGAGGCGACCCACGTGCCGAGCTCGATGCGCTCGGTCACGGTGGCGGCCGCGGTGAGCGTCGGCACCGTGGCGAACCACGGCTCGTCCGCCAGGCTCTGCCACGCGAGGTGGTCGTAGGTCCACGCGTGGTCGAAGCCCATGGCCTCCACCGCGCGCCAGCGCGCCGCTGCCTGCGACCACCGCTGCTGCGGCAGGACGACGACCCCGACCCGGACCTTGCGCTCGCTGGCTGGCACGGGCGCCAGCCTAGGTGCGCCGACCGCGTAGCGTGGTCCGGATGGCATCGCGTCGACCGGCTGCACCGCGCAGCCTCGCGGACGAGCTGCGGTCGTGGGACGACGCGCGGCTCGTCGCGCTGCTGCGCGCCCGCCCCGACCTGGTGACGCCGGTGCCGCCCGACCTCGCCTCGCTCGCCGCGCGCGCCACCACCCGCGCGAGCGTCCACCGCGCGCTCGACGGCCTCGACGCCTTCACCCTCCAGGTGCTCGACGCCCTCGCGGCGCTCGACGAGCCGGCCGCCCGCAAGGACGTCGCTCGCCTGCTCGGCCTGCGCGTGGGGGACGTCGGCGCGTCCGTCGACCTGCTGCGCGACCTCGCGCTCGTGTGGGGCCGCGACGACGCGCTGCGCCTGGTGCTCACCGTGCGCGACGCCGTGGGGCCGTTCCCCGCAGGCCTCGGGCCGCCGTCCGCTACGCCCCTGCCGTCGGGCGCCGAGCTCGCCGCGCTGCTCGCCTCAGCCCCCGCCGGGGTCGATGACGTCCTGGCCCGGCTCACCTGGGGCCCGCCGGTGGGGGCCTTCCCGCGCGCCGACCGGCTGGTCGACCCCGACAGCCAGTCGCCCGTGGAGTGGCTGCTGGCTCGTCGCCTGCTCGCCGCGGCCGACCCGGCCCACGTGGTGCTGCCCCGCGAGGTCGGCCTGCACCTGCGGGGTGGTCGCGTGCACGCCGAGGTACGCCGTGAGCCGCCCGCGTGGGACGCCACCGGCCGCGACGTCACCGCCGTCGACTCCGCCGCAGGGG
This window harbors:
- a CDS encoding AMP-binding protein, translated to MTASTASAALSYTSATSDTPLLGETIGANLERTVARWGDREALVDVPTHRRWTYSELDVEVDELALGLLDRGIEKGDRVGIWAPNCAEWVLLQYATAKVGAILVNVNPAYRSHELAYVVNQSGMRLLVSAVAHKTSDYRGMVEQVRDDCPGLEDVVFIGEQSWRDLAERGGDVDHHRLAEREAQLAFDDPINIQYTSGTTGFPKGATLSHHNILNNGFFVGELVHYSELDRICIPVPFYHCFGMVMGNLAATSHGACMVIPAPSFDPAATLQTVQDERCTSLYGVPTMFIAELGLADFADYDLSTLRTGIMAGSPCPVEVMKRVVNEMHMSEVAISYGMTETSPVSTMTRTDDDLARRTETVGRTMPHLESKVVDPVTGLTVPRGTAGELCTRGHTVMLGYWNEPDKTAEAIDAARWMHTGDLATMDAEGYVNIVGRIKDLVIRGGENVYPREVEEFLYTHPDVADVSVVGVPDERYGEELMAWVIMKPGAEPLSVEAVREFCTGQIAHYKVPRYVHVTDAFPMTVTGKIRKVEMREQAVEILGLQAAAAVRNA
- a CDS encoding MFS transporter — translated: MRDLLRHRDLRLLLSGQTLSMFGDTAMLLVLAMWAKQLTGSNSIAGSVFAALVLPSLLAPFGGLVIDRFRRRTVMIVTDVVTCAVVLLLLLVRDRGDVWLLFVVAFLYGASLVFFQSARSALLPSIVPEQLLGPANGSLSTVREALRLVGPLTGAGLFAAFGGPAVAVLDAATFLLSAGALALMRVTEPEPERGPREHHVLHDATLGARHLWAVPVLRATVLATVISLLAIGMGESVFLAVVDQGLGRPVAFLGVLMTVQGVGAVASGLAVTLLINRVGETRLVPLGLALMGAGCLLVSSRSVVVVGLGALVVGAGLPAVIVALTTLLQKHAPAPLQGRVFTAFEFLTGGPQLLSILAGAALVGFVDYRILLVVMAIGLLGAAAYSVARLRSPEPSVAVADATG
- a CDS encoding helix-turn-helix transcriptional regulator, translating into MSDDQPDLPVRDISDARSMRALAHPLRLRLLEHLALRGPLTATQCADLVGESPASCSFHLRQLAKYGFVEEAEGGKGRNRPWRSVATGHRWDTGPDAPAGERAAAQALTQQFRRHDAELYADYQRSRDELPEEWQKAAMEVTFNGYLTADELAHLHEQLHELWRPYAERVVDPSRRPDDARLVHLDAVGFPRADEKGSSRA
- a CDS encoding LLM class flavin-dependent oxidoreductase, producing MPASERKVRVGVVVLPQQRWSQAAARWRAVEAMGFDHAWTYDHLAWQSLADEPWFATVPTLTAAATVTERIELGTWVASPNYRHPVPFAKEVMSLDDVSGARFVLGVGAGGTGWDARVLGQDELTPRERVERLQEFVRLLDLLLTQSSTTWRGQWFEAVEARMVSGPIGPRRPPFVVAANGPRAMAVAATLGDGWATTGATAAEAGQDAWWRGVGELSRRFDEALEAAGREGGAVRRYLNLDSGAVFSLSSAEVFADALGRAEELGFTDVVTHWPRAEGVYAGDEAVLEQVAGQLL